In the Clostridium sp. 'White wine YQ' genome, GACCAATTAGAAATTTGGAGCAATAGAGCTGGTGTAGATATAGTTAGACATCAAGAAGGTTCTGATCCTGCAGCTGTAGTTTTTGATGCACTTCAAGCATCAAAATCTAGAGGAGTTACTAGACTTTTAATAGATACTGCTGGTAGACTTCATAATAAGAAAAATCTTATGGATGAATTAGCTAAAATTAATAGAGTAATTGATAGGGAAATGGATGGAGTAGCAAGAGAAACACTTTTAGTTTTGGATGCTACAACAGGGCAAAATGCTGTAGTTCAAGCAAAACAGTTTATGGAAGCTTGTCCTATTGACGGTATAATCTTAACTAAGTTAGATGGTACTGCAAAAGGCGGAGTAGTAATTTCAATAAAACAAAATCTTAATTTACCGGTTAGATATATCGGAGTAGGTGAAGGTATAGATGACCTGCAAGAATTTAATGCTGAGGATTTTGTAGAAGCTCTATTCTAAAATATGATAAAGGGGTTTTAAGTTCAACTAATAACTTATTCGTGTAAGAATAAATTAAGTTTACTATAAAAACCCCTATAGTGTTAAGTAAAAATACTTGACACTATTTTTATATTCTGATATTATAATATTCGTGGTCGGGTGATGATATGGAAGATAGATTTGAAATATCACTTTTGTTAGACTTTTACGGCAATTTATTAACTCCAAAGCAAAAAACTATTATGGAGTTATACTATAATGAAGATCTTTCGTTAGGAGAAATTGCTGAAATTAATAATACTTCAAGGCAGGCAATTCATGATCTAACTAAAAGGTGTTATAAATTATTATTAAACTATGAAGAAAAGCTTTCGCTTTTAAGTAAATATAATATTAGAGAAGAGAAATATAAAATTGCAATAGAAGACATAGAAGATCGCTTTAAGCTTTCTGACGAAGCAATTAATTATATAAAAAAATTATTTGAGGATATAAATAATTCTTAGGAGGATTTACATGGCTTTCGAAAGTTTATCAGAAAAATTACAAGATGCCTTTAAGAAACTTAGAGGTAAAGGAAAGTTAACTGAAAAAGATATAAAAGAAGCCATGAGGGAAGTTAAACTAGCCCTTTTAGAAGCAGATGTTAACTACAAAGTTGTTAAAAGCTTTGTTTCAAACGTAAGTGCAAAATGTGTAGGAGAAGATGTTTTAGGAAGCTTAACTCCTGGACAACAAGTTATTAAAGTAGTTAACGAAGAACTAACTGAACTTATGGGTAAATCGGAAAGTAAACTAAATACTTCAGATTCAGGACTTACAGTAATAATGTTAGTAGGACTTCAAGGTGCAGGTAAAACTACCATGTGTGGTAAGTTAGCTCTTTCCTTAAGAAAGAAAAATAAGAAACCTTTATTAGTAGCATGTGACGTTTATAGACCTGCAGCTATTAAACAATTAGAAGTTGTAGGAAAAGGTATTGATATTCCTGTATTTACTATGGGAGATAAAATCAGTCCAGTTGATATAGCTAAAGCTGGTATAGCTAAGGCAAAGGAAGATGGACATAATGTTGTAATCATAGATACAGCTGGTAGACTTCATATTGATGAAGCATTAATGGATGAATTAAAGAACATTAAAGCAGGGGTTAACCCAAATGATATTCTATTAGTTGTTGATTCCATGACTGGTCAAGATGCAGTAAATGTGGCTGAAAGCTTTAATAACACTCTAGATATAACAGGTGTTATCCTTACAAAACTTGATGGTGACACAAGAGGTGGTGCTGCATTATCTATTCGTAGTATTACTGAAAAGCCAATAAAATTTGTAGGTATGGGAGAAAAGATGAATGATCTTGAAGTTTTCCATCCTGATAGAATGGCATCAAGAATACTTGGAATGGGAGATGTTCTTTCACTAATAGAGAAAGCTCAAGCATCTATAGATGAAAAGGAAGCAGAAGATTTAGCAAAAAAAGTATTTGGTTCAGATTTTAACTTTGAAGATTACTTAACTGCTATGGAGCAGATGAATAAATTAGGACCAATAAATAAAATACTTGAAATGATGCCAGGAATTAATGCGAAACAACTTCAAGGAGTTGACTTTGCAGCTGGTGAAAAACAAATGGGAAGAACAAAAGCTATTATTCAATCAATGACTCAAAAAGAAAGAAGAAATCCTCAGTTAGTTTCAGGTTCTTCTTCAAGAAAAAAGAGAATAGCTCACGGTTCTGGAACAAGTATACAAGAAATAAATAAGTTGTTAAAAGGCTTTGAAGCCGCTAGAAAACAAATGAAGCAAATGAAATCATTGACTAAAAACTCTAAAAAAGGCTTGTTTGGAAAACTTCCTTTTTAGATAATATATATTAGTATTTAATCCCTTAAAGGAGGTGAAATTAATGGCAGTAAAAATCAGATTAAGAAGAATGGGTGCTAAAAAAGCTCCTTTCTATAGAGTTGTTGTTGCAGATTCAAGAAGTCCAAGAGATGGAAGATTCATCGAAGAAATTGGATACTACAACCCAGTTGCTCAACCAGATGCAGAAATCAAAATAGATTCTGAAAAAGCAGCTAAATGGTTAGGAAATGGTGCACAACCAACTGATATAGTTAAAAAGTTATTTGTTAAAGCAGGAATCAATAAGTAATATCTGGGAGGTGAATCTGTTAAGGGAGTTTTCTTAACAGTTACTATGAAAGATTTAGTTGAAATTATCGCCAAGTCTTTAGTTGACAATCCAGATGCTGTTGAAGTTAAGGCGGTTGCTGGTGAGCAATCCCTTATCCTTGAACTTAAGGTTGCCCCAGAAGACATGGGTAAAGTAATAGGTAAGCAAGGACGAATAGCAAAAGCAATAAGAACAGTAGTAAAAGCTGCAGCAATCAAAGAAAATAAGCGTGTAGTTGTAGAGATTATCTAAGAGAGTTAGGTTTGTGCCTAGCTCTTTTATTTTACGCTTTTGAAATTTATAATGTTTGAATAATGAGGATTTTTATAAAAAAACCTTATAATTCCTAAGATTAGTATACAAAGTTTAGTTTTTATGCTTTAATATAACTTAGGAATTTTTTAATATAAGGAGTGATAATTTTGAAAGAATTTTTTAATATAGGTCAAATTGTAAATTCACACGGTATTAAAGGAGAAGTTAAGGTGTTTCCTTTAACTGATGATGTTATGAGATTTAAAAAGCTTAAATCTATACTTATTGGTGATATAGAGTATAAGATTGAGTCCTGCAAATTTCAAAAAGATAGAGTGATATTAAAACTTGAAGGCGTAGAAGATATGAATGCTGCATTAAAGCTTAAAACTAAATATCTTAAGGTTCCAAGAAAAGATGCTGTTAAGCTACCAGAAGATACATATTTTATTGCTGATTTAATTGGTTGTAATGTATATGATACTAATGATGCTTTAATAGGGAAGATATATGATGTAATTAAAACAGGCAGTAATGATGTTTACTGGATTAAAGAACCTAAAGAAGTATTAATACCTGTGTTGAAGGAAATAGTATTAGATATAAATATAGAAGAGTCAAAGATAGTTATAAAACCTGTAGGTGAATGGCAAGATGAAGATTAGCATTTTAACTCTCTTCCCTGAAATGTTTAATATCTTTGATCATTCTATAATTGGAAGAGCTAAAGAAAATAATATACTTTCAATAGAAGCAATTAATATAAGAGATTTTACTGAAAATAAACATAAAAAGGTTGATGATTATCCATATGGTGGTGGAGCTGGAATGGTAATGAGTGCGCAACCTGTTGTTTCAGCTATAAAGAAATTAAAAGAAACTAATGATGGTAAAGTAATATTTCTTGGACCAAGAGGAAAAACCTTTACTCAATCACTAGCTAAGGAATTATCAAAAGAAGATAACTTGACTTTTGTATGTGGTCATTATGAAGGAGTCGATGAAAGAGCATATAAATACTTTGATATGGAGATTTCCCTAGGTGATTTTGTATTAACTGGAGGCGAAATGGCTTGCATTCCTATAGTTGATAGCATTGCAAGATTAATTCCTGGAGTGCTAGGAAAAGAAGAAAGCTTTCAAGAGGAATCCTTTTATGAAGGTCTCCTTGAATATCCTCAATACACTAGACCAGAAACCTTTGAAGATGAGAAGGTTCCTGAAGTTCTTTTATCTGGACATCATGAAAATATACGAAAATGGAGAAGAAAAATGTCTTTAGATATAACTAAAAAAAGACGTCCTGATCTATTTAAAAAAATTACTTTAACAATAGAGGATATTAAGCTGCTAAAAAAAGAGTAGCATTATAAATTTATGTTGCATGAATATACTCTTTATGGTAAAATAATCGTTGTGCTAGTACGGGCGGTCCTCTGACAAACACTATTGTTAAGAACGTCACATTAATATTTAGGAGGGAATGCACATGAACGAAATTATAAGAGCTATAGAACAAGAACAATTAAGAAGCGATCTTCCAAACTTTGGTATAGGTGATACTATTAAAGTTCACGTTAAAATCAAAGAAGGAAACAGAGAAAGAGTTCAAGTTTTCGAAGGAACTGTTATTAAGAAACAAAACGGTGGAGCTAGAGAAACTTTCACTGTTAGAAGAGTAGCTTACGGTACTGGAGTTGAAAGAACTTTCCCTATAAACTCCCCAATTATCGATAAAATCGAAGTTGTAAGATACGGTAAGGTAAGAAGAGCTAAACTTTACTACTTAAGAGATAGAGTTGGTAAGGCAGCTAAAGTAAAAGAATTAATAAAATAATTCAAATAGAAATGGGGCTTTATAAGTCCCTTTTTTATTTATAAAATATTATATAAAGTGTAGAGGAGTGATTATATGGCTATTAACTGGTTTCCTGGACACATGGTTAAAACAAAAAGAGAGATAAAAGAGAATTTAAAACTTGTAGATGCAGTTATAGAAATACGTGATGCAAGAATCCCTAAAGCATCTGCAAATCCAGATATAGATGCATTATGCAAAGACAAACCAAGAGTAATTATTCTGAATAAAAGTGATTTAACAGATACTGCTACAACTAGAAAATGGATAGATTATTTATCAAACGAAAATGTAAAAGCCATCGCATTAAATTCATTAAAGGGTGATGGAATTAGAAGTATTAAGCCAGCTCTCGACGAATTATTAAAAGAAAAGCATGAGAGACAAAGAAGAAAAGGTTTGGTTAAAATAATTACAAGAGTAATGGTTGTTGGAATACCTAACGTAGGAAAATCGACTTTTATAAATAAAATGGCTAAAAATAATATTGCAAAAACTGGTGATAGACCAGGTGTAACAAAAAGCAAACAATGGATAAAAACTTCAATTGGGATTGAACTTATGGACACCCCAGGAGTACTTTGGCCTAAATTCGAAGATGAAGATGTTGCATTAAACTTAGCTTTTACTGGTGCCATTAAAGATGAAATAATGGATATTGAGGAATTAGCTCTAAAACTTGTTGAAAGACTTCAAATTCATTATTCCGAAAACTTAAAAGCTAGATATAAAATAGAAAACCTAGGAGAAACGCCTTTAGAAACTCTAGATTTAATTGCTAAAAAAAGAGGATGTATAGTTTCTGGCGGAGAAATCAATTATAATAGAATTGCTGTTATTTTATTAGATGAATTTAGAGGCGGAAAGATAGGGAATATTACGCTAGAGATTCCTGATTAGGAGAAACTAATATGTTTATATTAAATAAAACTATAGGTGAATATTCATTTAAAGATATAAAAGAAATTGTGAAAGATATTTCAATTAAAGAAATTCTATTAGATGATAAGTTTGCTGAATTTATTGAATTACTGCTAAATGATAGCAGAAAGAATTTTAATGATTTAGGTAAAAAGTTCTTAAGAGATATTGATAAATATAAGCAAGAACAAGCTCGTGTATCTAAATTATACGCTTTTGACAAAAGTCACGGAAATTATAATATCATTGCTGGAGTAGATGAAGTAGGTAGAGGACCACTTGCTGGACCTATTGTTTCTTGTGCTGTAGTTTTAGATTTAAATGTAGATATCTCTGATATTATACTTGGAATTAAAGATTCTAAGGCTTTATCTAAAGAAAAAAGAGAAGAATTAAGTGAAATCATTAAAGAAAAAGCTCTTTCTTACTCAATTGCCATGTGTGACAATTTGGAGATTGATGAAAAAGGCATTGGAGTTTGCAACAATAAAGTGTTCATAGAAGCTTGCAGGGGCTTAAAATATAAGCCTGAATTTATTTTATCTGACGGTTATCCAATAAGAGGTATTGATATAAAAAATACTGGCGTTGTAAAAGGTGATACAAAGAGTGCATCAATTGCCTGTGCTTCAATTGTCGCTAAAGTATTCAGAGATAATCTTATGGAAGAATATCATAATAAATATCCTATGTATTATTTTAATGAGAATGCTGGTTATGGCACAGTTAAGCATGTAGAAGCCATTAAAAAGCATGGTCCATGCGAAATACATAGATTAAGTTTCTTGAAAAATATATTGTAATTAATTATATAGGGTTTATTATAGGAAACAAAAAACCCTATAAGCTAAAGGCATCCTCGTAATATTGGATGCTTTTTTTATTTTTATCTATATCTAAAGTTATTGTTATTACGTCAAATCTTACATTTAAATGATATAAATTATTTTTATGTATGTAATATTTTGCAGTTTTTATACATTTTACTTTCTTAAAGTAATTCACTGACTCTTCTCCTAATCCATAATTTGAAAAACACCTTGTTTTAACCTCAATAAAAATTAAAACATCCTCTTTCAATGCAATAATATCTATTTCTCCATTTCTAGAAAAATAATTTTTCTTTAAAATAGTATATCCTTTATTTTTTATATATTCACATGCATAATTTTCTCCATAATTACCTATACTTTTCTTATTTATCACTTAAATCACCTCAAATAATATTATTGACAATTTTTAAAAATTTCGTAATGATATCAATATTTTTGTCAATAATGACATTGAGGTGATAAAATGGCTGTAATAATCAAGAGTGGAACAGTACTAAATCTTCAAGGAATAGTAGTTGATGTTGAAATAGAAATATTTAAAGGACTTCCCTCCTTTACAATAGTAGGTTTAGCTGATCAATCAATTAAGGAATCAAGAGAGAGAATTAAGGCTGCAATAATTAATTCTGGCTTTAAGTTTCCTCTCGGAAAAATAGTTATAAATTTAGCTCCAGCCAATATAAAAAAGATAGGTTCAGTATTAGACCTCCCAATGTCTATAGGCATTTTGCTTGCCAGTAATCAAATCTCAGTAGAGAATATAGAGAAGTTCCTAATCGCTGGTGAGTTAAGTTTAGGAGGAGATGTAAAAGAAATCAAAGGATTGTTTCCTATTTTACAAGAAGGAATAGATAATGGTATTGAAAAGTTCATTATTCCAGAAGAAAATTCTTATCAAAGTAATTTTTTCTACAAGGGTGACATTTATTTAATGAATAATCTTAAAAATACAGTCAATTATCTTATTTATAGAGATCAATTACCTTCAGATAAATCTGATTTTAAAATTAGCTCTGCAATAAATGGAAACTTTGATGATATTATTGGGCAAGAAGGGGTTTTAAGGTCTATAGAAATATCTGCAGCTGGATTTCATAATATTGCTTTATATGGTTCACCAGGGGCAGGTAAAACTTTGATTGCTAAAAAAATTCAAGAGATTTTGCCTAGTATGAGTTATGAGGAGGCTTATGAGGTCTTCAAAATATATAGTATGTCGGAAAATTCCAAAGAGCTTTTTGAATCATTAAAAAGGCCTTTTCGAAGTCCTCATCATTCCTGCACTGTTGCATCCTTAACTGGAGGTATTAAAGGTAAAATTGGTGAAATAACTTTAGCTCATAATGGGGTTCTTTTTCTTGATGAATTTTTACATTTTAAAAAAGAATGCATTGAAGAACTTAGAGAACCTTTAGAAAATAAAGAAATTAATATTAGTAGACTAAATTGTAATATTAAGCTTCCTGCAAAGTTTCTTTTATTAATCGCCTTTAATCCATGTCCATGCGGAAATTATCTAAGCCTTACACGTAATTGTACCTGTACTGAAGGTGAAAGAATTAGGTATTTAAATAAAATAAGTAAACCGATCCTAGATAGAATAGATATGTTTACATATGTTCCTAGAGTTGAATTCAAAGCACTTTCAAAAAACAATAAAAAACTCTTAAGCAAATCAATATGCGAGGACATAAAATATGCAACTGAAGTTCAATATGATAGATATTCTAAATGTAAGGATAAATATAATGGATTAGTAAATACTAAAGAACTTATGAGAAATATAAACATTGAGAAATCTGCTTTAGAAAAATTAAATCTCTTATATGAAAGTCTTGGACTAACAATGAGAGGATACTATAAAATTTTAAGACTTTCTAGAACAATAGCAGATCTGCAAAGAGAAGAAAAACTAAATGAAAATCATATTTTTGAAGCTATAAATTACAGGAAATTTATAGGGCAGGAGGTAATATGAATAATGAAAATAACGAGGCTTTCTATAAGCTTTGGTTAGCTACTATTAATATACCTAACGCACAAAAGATATATTTAAAAAATAAATTTAAGAGCGAAAAAAATATATATCAGTTCTATAAAAGTTTTGAAGGAGACTCTTTTAATTATAAATTTACAGACAAAATATTATCAACTAAAGATGAAGATGTATATAATTTAATGGAAAGCTTAAATAATAATTCTATATCCTTTTTTACATACAACGACATGGATTATATTAAAGATTTTGAACATCTCAAAGAACCTCCTTATATACTATTCTATAAAGGAGACTTAAACAAACTTTCAAGCAGACGAAGAATATCTATAGTTGGCTCTAGAAAACCTACTGCTTATGGGGCTCAAATTACTAAATTAATTGCTATTGAACTAGCAAAGAATGATATAGCCTTAGTTAGTGGTGGTGCTTATGGAGTTGATACAATAGTTCATAAGTGTTCTGTCACGTATAATAGTCCTACATGTGCAGTTTTAGGCTGTGGTATTGATATAGTCTATCCTAAGGTTAATCAAAAACTATTTGAAAGTATATTAGAAAATGGCGTAATCATGTCAGAATTTTTACCTGGAACGCCACCATACGCTTATAATTTCCCCAGAAGAAATAG is a window encoding:
- the trmD gene encoding tRNA (guanosine(37)-N1)-methyltransferase TrmD; this translates as MKISILTLFPEMFNIFDHSIIGRAKENNILSIEAINIRDFTENKHKKVDDYPYGGGAGMVMSAQPVVSAIKKLKETNDGKVIFLGPRGKTFTQSLAKELSKEDNLTFVCGHYEGVDERAYKYFDMEISLGDFVLTGGEMACIPIVDSIARLIPGVLGKEESFQEESFYEGLLEYPQYTRPETFEDEKVPEVLLSGHHENIRKWRRKMSLDITKKRRPDLFKKITLTIEDIKLLKKE
- a CDS encoding ribonuclease HII, whose product is MFILNKTIGEYSFKDIKEIVKDISIKEILLDDKFAEFIELLLNDSRKNFNDLGKKFLRDIDKYKQEQARVSKLYAFDKSHGNYNIIAGVDEVGRGPLAGPIVSCAVVLDLNVDISDIILGIKDSKALSKEKREELSEIIKEKALSYSIAMCDNLEIDEKGIGVCNNKVFIEACRGLKYKPEFILSDGYPIRGIDIKNTGVVKGDTKSASIACASIVAKVFRDNLMEEYHNKYPMYYFNENAGYGTVKHVEAIKKHGPCEIHRLSFLKNIL
- a CDS encoding KH domain-containing protein; translation: MKDLVEIIAKSLVDNPDAVEVKAVAGEQSLILELKVAPEDMGKVIGKQGRIAKAIRTVVKAAAIKENKRVVVEII
- the ylqF gene encoding ribosome biogenesis GTPase YlqF, producing the protein MAINWFPGHMVKTKREIKENLKLVDAVIEIRDARIPKASANPDIDALCKDKPRVIILNKSDLTDTATTRKWIDYLSNENVKAIALNSLKGDGIRSIKPALDELLKEKHERQRRKGLVKIITRVMVVGIPNVGKSTFINKMAKNNIAKTGDRPGVTKSKQWIKTSIGIELMDTPGVLWPKFEDEDVALNLAFTGAIKDEIMDIEELALKLVERLQIHYSENLKARYKIENLGETPLETLDLIAKKRGCIVSGGEINYNRIAVILLDEFRGGKIGNITLEIPD
- the rimM gene encoding ribosome maturation factor RimM (Essential for efficient processing of 16S rRNA); translation: MKEFFNIGQIVNSHGIKGEVKVFPLTDDVMRFKKLKSILIGDIEYKIESCKFQKDRVILKLEGVEDMNAALKLKTKYLKVPRKDAVKLPEDTYFIADLIGCNVYDTNDALIGKIYDVIKTGSNDVYWIKEPKEVLIPVLKEIVLDINIEESKIVIKPVGEWQDED
- a CDS encoding putative DNA-binding protein — protein: MEDRFEISLLLDFYGNLLTPKQKTIMELYYNEDLSLGEIAEINNTSRQAIHDLTKRCYKLLLNYEEKLSLLSKYNIREEKYKIAIEDIEDRFKLSDEAINYIKKLFEDINNS
- the rplS gene encoding 50S ribosomal protein L19, whose amino-acid sequence is MNEIIRAIEQEQLRSDLPNFGIGDTIKVHVKIKEGNRERVQVFEGTVIKKQNGGARETFTVRRVAYGTGVERTFPINSPIIDKIEVVRYGKVRRAKLYYLRDRVGKAAKVKELIK
- the ffh gene encoding signal recognition particle protein yields the protein MAFESLSEKLQDAFKKLRGKGKLTEKDIKEAMREVKLALLEADVNYKVVKSFVSNVSAKCVGEDVLGSLTPGQQVIKVVNEELTELMGKSESKLNTSDSGLTVIMLVGLQGAGKTTMCGKLALSLRKKNKKPLLVACDVYRPAAIKQLEVVGKGIDIPVFTMGDKISPVDIAKAGIAKAKEDGHNVVIIDTAGRLHIDEALMDELKNIKAGVNPNDILLVVDSMTGQDAVNVAESFNNTLDITGVILTKLDGDTRGGAALSIRSITEKPIKFVGMGEKMNDLEVFHPDRMASRILGMGDVLSLIEKAQASIDEKEAEDLAKKVFGSDFNFEDYLTAMEQMNKLGPINKILEMMPGINAKQLQGVDFAAGEKQMGRTKAIIQSMTQKERRNPQLVSGSSSRKKRIAHGSGTSIQEINKLLKGFEAARKQMKQMKSLTKNSKKGLFGKLPF
- the dprA gene encoding DNA-processing protein DprA, with protein sequence MNNENNEAFYKLWLATINIPNAQKIYLKNKFKSEKNIYQFYKSFEGDSFNYKFTDKILSTKDEDVYNLMESLNNNSISFFTYNDMDYIKDFEHLKEPPYILFYKGDLNKLSSRRRISIVGSRKPTAYGAQITKLIAIELAKNDIALVSGGAYGVDTIVHKCSVTYNSPTCAVLGCGIDIVYPKVNQKLFESILENGVIMSEFLPGTPPYAYNFPRRNRIISALGDSLIVTEATEKSGSLITVGYSLELGRDIVTVPGNPLSQNSKGCNQLIKDGAKILIEIDDLYELLKIKKTAKNSNKYTGEKAILFNMIGKTPIHINELAQKCNIDINAIYGLLFELQLDKVVISLNGNYYARIS
- a CDS encoding YraN family protein; translation: MINKKSIGNYGENYACEYIKNKGYTILKKNYFSRNGEIDIIALKEDVLIFIEVKTRCFSNYGLGEESVNYFKKVKCIKTAKYYIHKNNLYHLNVRFDVITITLDIDKNKKSIQYYEDAFSL
- a CDS encoding YifB family Mg chelatase-like AAA ATPase, with the protein product MAVIIKSGTVLNLQGIVVDVEIEIFKGLPSFTIVGLADQSIKESRERIKAAIINSGFKFPLGKIVINLAPANIKKIGSVLDLPMSIGILLASNQISVENIEKFLIAGELSLGGDVKEIKGLFPILQEGIDNGIEKFIIPEENSYQSNFFYKGDIYLMNNLKNTVNYLIYRDQLPSDKSDFKISSAINGNFDDIIGQEGVLRSIEISAAGFHNIALYGSPGAGKTLIAKKIQEILPSMSYEEAYEVFKIYSMSENSKELFESLKRPFRSPHHSCTVASLTGGIKGKIGEITLAHNGVLFLDEFLHFKKECIEELREPLENKEINISRLNCNIKLPAKFLLLIAFNPCPCGNYLSLTRNCTCTEGERIRYLNKISKPILDRIDMFTYVPRVEFKALSKNNKKLLSKSICEDIKYATEVQYDRYSKCKDKYNGLVNTKELMRNINIEKSALEKLNLLYESLGLTMRGYYKILRLSRTIADLQREEKLNENHIFEAINYRKFIGQEVI
- the rpsP gene encoding 30S ribosomal protein S16; protein product: MAVKIRLRRMGAKKAPFYRVVVADSRSPRDGRFIEEIGYYNPVAQPDAEIKIDSEKAAKWLGNGAQPTDIVKKLFVKAGINK
- the ftsY gene encoding signal recognition particle-docking protein FtsY yields the protein MFGGFFDKLKSGLSKTRDNLTDKINEALKLAVAIDEDLYEELEEILITSDIGMDTTLNIIERLRAKIRKEKISDPAMVWPTLKDVIKEILLEGAPEKTEPEKKIILIIGVNGVGKTTSIGKLSAKFKSEGHKVLMAAGDTFRAAAIDQLEIWSNRAGVDIVRHQEGSDPAAVVFDALQASKSRGVTRLLIDTAGRLHNKKNLMDELAKINRVIDREMDGVARETLLVLDATTGQNAVVQAKQFMEACPIDGIILTKLDGTAKGGVVISIKQNLNLPVRYIGVGEGIDDLQEFNAEDFVEALF